AACAAAAAGCGCCTTGGCGAGAGTCTGCCAACAACCTGACTAAAGAAGAGTATTTAGAATTTTACCGTTACCTGTACCCTTTTCAAGAAGAACCACTGTTGTGGGTGCATCTGAATACAGATTATCCCTTTATCATCAACGGGATTTTGTATTTTCCCAAAATGAAGCCAGATGTCGATGTGACAAAAGGGCAAATCAAGCTATTTTGCAATCAAGTTTTTGTCAGCGACAACTGCGAAGAAATTATCCCGCAATTTCTCACCCCCATGCGCGGTGTAATTGATAGTACTGATATACCCTTGAATGTGTCGCGCAGTGCATTACAAGGCGATCGCACCGTGCGGAAAATCGGCGATTATATAGCTAAGAAAGTAGGCGATCGCCTCAAAGAACTTTACCGCGACAGCCGCGAACAATACGTTAGTGCTTGGAAGGATCTCGGCACTTTTGTGAAATTTGGCGTTCTCAACGACGAGAAATTTAAAAAACAAGTCGAAGACATCATCATCTTTCGTACCACCGCTAAAATTGCAGAAAAAGCTGCCGATACACCAGCAGTTGAGGTACAGTCCCAAGAGGGAGATCTTTGGCAAGATGTCACTCCTAACTCCCAAGACACAACACCCACTACTCCCTACACCACTCTCAAAGAATACCTAGAACGTAATAAAGAACGCCACGAAAATCGCGTTTTCTACAGCACCGATCAAGCCACACAAGCGACTTACGTAGAATTACATAAAAATCAAGGTTTAGAAGTCCTGTTTATGGACTCCTTCATCGACACTCACTTTATCAACTTCCTAGAACGGGAATATCAAGATGTCAAATTTACGCGGGTAGACTCTGACTTAGATAATACCTTGCTGGATCAAGACAAAGCAGGCGAAATAGTTGACCCCAAGACAAACAAAACCCGCACCGAGGTGATCAAAGAGTTATTTGAGAAATCCCTCAACAAACCCAAAGTAAACATTCGCACCGAAGCATTAAAGTCAGACGATCCTCAAGGTACACCACCAGCGATCGTATTGCTACCAGAAATTCTGCGTCGCCTGCGGGAGATGAACGCCATGATGCAACAGCAAAATGCAGAGTTTCCCGAAGACCACATTTTGCTAGTCAATACCGCCCATCCCCTGATTCAAAATCTAGCCAATCTCAGCCAAGGTAGTATTATTCAAGGTGATGGTCAGTCACCGACAACCCAATTGGTGAATATGATTTGCCAACACGTCTACGATTTAGCGCTGATGTCTCAAAAAGGGTTTGATGCCGAAGGAATGAAATCCTTTGTCGAACGCTCAAATGACGTACTCACAAAGCTGACAGAACAAGCTAGCAAATAAATTAAGAGTTAGGAGTGAGGAGTTAGGAGTTAGGAGTGAGGAGTTAGGAGTTATTCTCCCTCATCTCCCTCATCCCCCCTGCTCCCCTGCTCCCCTGCTCCCCTGCTCCCCTGCTCCCTCATCCCCCTCATCTCCCCATCTCCCCACCTAAGCCCTAAAATAGAAAGGTTGTAATAAAAGCCAAGCAATCTGGAGAAACTTGTTATGTCTCGTCGCTGTGAATTAACTGGTAAAAAGGCAAATAACGCCTTTGCAATTTCTCACTCTCACCGCCGTACCAAACGCCTTCAGCACGCCAACCTGCAAAACAAGCGCGTTTGGTGGGAAAGTGGAAATCGCTGGGTAAAACTGAAGCTATCTACCAAAGCCATCAAAACCCTAGAAATCAAAGGGTTAGAAGCAATGGCTAAAGAAGCAGGGATTAACCTCAATCATTACTAAGTTTCTGAACTAAGAGATTGTTTGGAAAGTCGCTAAGTATACTAGAAACCCCGCTTCCATTCCTCTCCCCTCAACGGAGAGAGGCTTTGAATTCCCCCCTTCCCGCGTCGGGAAGGGGGTCAGGGGGTTAGGTCTTTAATTACTTTGATGTTTCCCATAATACTTTTAGAACATCATATAAGGCATGTATTACCAGCCTTAGACTTTGGAAAGCGAGAATATTTACACCGTTAGCCTCCCCATTTCGGGAGGTTTTTAATTACTTAATATTATTTAGCACCTGACTGATATGTTTGCTTTAACAAGTGGGTAGTATAACCTTACTTCCCTAACTATATCTTCATGAAGTTGCCTTCAGGTGAGATACATTTTGAAAAAATTCATGTGAAGTTATGGTGTTATATCATGTCCAGTTGATTAGTTGTCATTGCGTTGGCGGAACGCCTTCCCGTAGGGTACAAAGCGATCTTCGTAGTGAAGCAATCGCAAAGTCTTTAGGATTGCTTTGCTACCCTTCTCCTTCGGAGACGCTAACGCGAACGGGAAGCCGCTTTGCGTCTACACTTCGTTGCGATCGCTGCGGACATATCATAAGTAATAAGCAAAGGACATGATATTACTAAACTTTTGTGGCTACGAGTTAATTGCATAAAAAATCAGTATTTCTGGTAAATCAAAAAATCTGAAAAATGAGATAACTGAAAAACATTTTTAATTTTTGCTGTATTTGGTAGCAGGTGAAACCCTGTATTTACATAAGTAAAACCCCTCATTTTGTCTGTAAAGCAAATTTACAGATATAGGTTTAAATTGCAAAAAAAACAATTGGCATCAACTTACTTGACAGGAAAGCAGCTATGTTTAGAAAACGTCGGCTAGCCAAGACAATAAAAATAATATTCAAACAATTTAGTAAGAATTTTTTATCCTTAATTAAAAAACAACTTATTTGGCTATTGCGAACTTTGTTTGTCACCAAAAGACGACGAGGCTCGCTCAATGCTGGTTTTGTCTTGCCAACAGTAGTAATGGTATCGCTAGTAGTTGTACTGTTAACTACAGCAATTTTATTTAGGTCTTTTGAACGCTCTAAAAATGCTAGCAATGTCCGTGTAAACGAAACCGTTTTAAGAGCAGCAGCACCAGCCCTTGACCGCGCCAAAGCAAAATTAGAAAAGCTATTTCAAGACCCTAGATTACCACGTTCAACACCCTCAGATTTTTCATTAAGTCAGGTAATTACCGATAATATTGCCGAATATACTTTTGGTGATGAGATACAGTTGAAATTGGTTAAGGATGTTAACGCTGATGGCACTATTCTAGAGGATGAAACTTCTAAATCAGTCTGGAAATATCCTGTTGATACTGATAATGACGGCAAATTTGATAGTTTTGCTCTGTACGGTATTTATTTTAAGACTCCTACCACTAATAGGGCTAGAAGCCCACTAGAGGCAAGAGCGCAACCAATGGATGAAGGTCTTTCAGCTGGTCGATGTTCAACTAATGTTGCGACTAGTGCGGATTTGGTGGGTAGTCAGGGTTGGTATAAAGTTGCTGGCAAACTGAAAAGAAGTATTTTTGTTTATACGACTACTGTGCCGATTACTAAAGAGCCAGATTTAGAAACATTTGGTACTGATTATACGAAGTATCAGGAATTTAAAGGCAATAAAAGCTTTGCCGCTCTAGAGTATCAGCAAGACCGGGAAAGAGTGCCACTCACCAATAATGCCGTAATTTATGAAAATGATTTAGAGATTTCGCCTGGAGGCGGACTCAGAATTAATGGACGTATCTTTACCAACGGTAATTTGCTAACAAGAAATTCAGTGAGATTTTTTCAAGTTAGTAGTCCTTACTCTTGTTATTACACAGAGGAAAACAGCAAAATTGTTGTTGCGGGCAATGTGATCAACACCCGAATAAGTGAAACCACAGATACATCTAGTGCTACTAGTGTAGTAGTAGATTTCTTTAAAGATGTCAAACCCCACACTCCTTCTACTAGTAGTTCCCCCAAAACAGCTGATAATATTAACAACACTAATAAGAGTGTACCTACAGCTGTTTACGGAAATCAAGCAGGTTTTAACGACGCGGCGTATGCTCAACGAATTAATCGCTTAGTAGATGCAGCTAGTAGTATGGCTCTGACATCCCTGCCTAGAGAAGTTCAAGATGGAATTACCTCTGCTCAACAGGCTGATGCCACACTTTCAGACGCCGATGCAAAGACACAGCAGCTCACGACTTACTTCAAGAAGCGGACACGGCGTGTTCCCTACGCAGAGGTGCCTGTCGGTGGGGATGGGTTAGTAAGAACTGGAACCGGAGCTTATGACTACACAACGACTAGCCCACTTCAAGACAGTGGTGACGCTCTTAGACCAGTGGATGTGTGGGCTTTTCCCTTCGCTCCCAGTGATGGTACTACTGAGACTGATGGTTATGCTGGGATAGGGATTCAAACGCAGAGCGATCCTAATAAGATTTATTTACAAGCAACAGATCCAGGTGTTTTGAGAAATCTGACTACGCGACAAGAACTACTAATTGGCGATCGCGTTTTAGTAGGCAATAACTTACCACAATACTGGTACAGTGGCGGCAAATTTGTCAGTTCAGAACAAGGACAGAACATTGTTGGTAAGCAATGGGATAACAATAGCAATATTCGCCAGCGTTTCACCCAAGCTATTCAATTAGATGATTTGGGGTCTACAGAACGGGGTGGTTTCTGGGAAAAGGTAGCATCTGAAAAACCTACAGGCCCCCTCGATGTCGTTGGCGGTTTGCGAGTTATCACTGGCGCAGGAATTTACTTGCCTGATAATCGTACTCCTACCAGCACTGCAACTGACTTTGATGCCGATCTTGACCTTACAAACGCTACAGATAAAGGTACAGATAAAGTGTGGTCTGATAGGATGCCGATGGGCGTTACAAGCACTAGTGATGGCTTACCCAACGCTCACACACCTTATCTAAAAATGCGGGCTACAGTAGTCTATCACTACCAAAATTCATTTTACGATCCTAAGACACCAAGCACTTATCAAACTCCCATAGCCTGTGTTGCTAGTTACTATGACCCCACCAACAGCGATACAGCACAGAACAGAGATACAGATTTTGGAGGTAATGCTCTGACAGGCTTAACAGGAGTATCCAAAATTGATCCTGATAGTCCTGCCAATACAGCTAACAAATCTCTTAACGGTATTGTCTACTCAGCTTCTGGCTTATCAACAAGTGGTTATACAGCAGCATTAAACTACCAAAAAGACCTGAAATATCCCAATGGACGCTGGGTAAATAAGCCACTGAGAGATGCTTTAGCTAATACCGGAGATCTTAGCCTTTCTGAACAATCAGCGATTGATTCTGCCGTCTGTGCCTTGAAAATTTTGGATGGTAGTATTGGAGCGCCTACAAATGCCGCAGTTCCACATGGTGCTATTAGAGAAGTAACTTTCCTTGATGCTAGGCAGATTAAGGCGGTTGAGAAACTGAACCCTAACAAGGCCACAACATACAATTATGATTTGGATGTAGAATTTCGTCAGCCTTTAGAAATTCGTACCACCGTCTTGGATTTGAATTTACTCAGAACAACATCTAGGACTGATGGAGAGTTTCTATTCCCCAATAGTGGCATTATTTACGCTACTCGTGATGATGCCCTACCAGATGTCAGCAGCGCTGGCGATCCAAATGCTGCCACTATTGCAGAAATAGATTTAAGTTCCAAAGACTTTAAGCTAGACCCTACTCGGCGACCTAACGGCATTATGCTGATTAATGGTAGTAATTTAAGCCGTAACTCAACCTATAAAGCAGAGGAAAAAGGTTTAATTTTAGCATCTGACCTGCCTGTATATATCAAGGGTAATTTTAATCGACACACTAAGGAAGAATTTTTGGCAACTTTAAACAGCGGTTGGGCTAACTTTTATACTCGTGGTAATAGTGTTGCAAGTGGTCTGGACTCTAATTTTGCCTGTCGCAAAGATCAATTTTCCAGTTGTAGTACTGGTGAATCATGGCGGTCAGCAACGGTACTTGCTGATGCTATTACTGTGTTGTCTGGTAACTTTCAAGAAGGCTGGCGCAATGAAGGAAACTACGAACTGAATGATAATTATGGTAATTATCCTGTAGGTTTTGATTTTGATGGCGATGGCAAAATTAAGGCAGCAACAACAGTAAAACTTAATGAAACAGCCATTAGATTTGATGCCAACGGCAATGGTAATATGACTGATCCGGAAGTCACTCAGCTTGATGAAACAGTAATTAAAGCTGATCTGAATGGTAACGGTAATATGCTTGACACGGCTGTCGATATAAATGAAAGCAACATCACCGCAACTGTAGCAGCTAGATTAAGCGGTTTCTGGAATAACAACTTCGTTACTAGCCGTGACTTTCAAGATAGTACTTACTCAAGAGATAATAGTACTGACCCACCAATATATAAGACTTCAGGAAGTCTATCTTCTGATTTTTATTCTTCTTACTTCAACAACTTTGTTACTCCAGTTCAGCGTCGGGTAACATTTTCTGAGTATGTAATGGAAATATGCCGCAAACCAACAGTAACAGCTTGCAAAGCTAGTGATTGGGTAGTTGGTTATGACGTGAACAATAATGGCAATTTAGACGATTTGGCTGGATATGACTTTAACAGTGATGGCGATTTAGACGACACTGAAGCAGAATTGGATCTAGATTTTAATGGTGACACTGTTAAAGCTCCCACTTTTAAGGAAAGGGATTTAAACAACGATAGCTACCTAAATAATGCTATCTATGACAAGAATGGTGATGGTGATTTAGATGACAGTGAAACAGATGCAGATGTAAATACTGACCTTGACGGCGACGGGATTAAAACAGCTGATGTCAAGGAACAAGACATCAAAACAAAGCAACGAATCACAGAAAAAAACCTCAAGGCAAAGGCATTAATTACACAGTCTGATACTCCTGACCCTAATGCTTACGATGCCGTTCGTCTTATTGCAGGGACTACTGCTCAGCCTGCAATGTTAGAAGCCGATAGAAATTATCCTCGTCGGGTTGCTTTTGTCAGAGAAGGAAACAACTTGAAACTAGACCCCACTAGTAGAAGACCTATTCCTATAGGGATTAGCACTACTAGTACTGGAAAAGTAAACTACTATCCATATTCTACTCTATCCATAAACGGTAAGACATACAGTGCCTTCAGTACTAGTAATGTAGATAAGCGACCACGCACCCAAAGTAACGCTCTGTGGTTTAGAACATGGAAAACTCTTACAAGTGCTACAG
Above is a window of Nostoc sp. UHCC 0702 DNA encoding:
- the htpG gene encoding molecular chaperone HtpG — encoded protein: MLEQGTISIHTENIFPIIKKSLYSDHQIFLRELVSNAVDAIQKLNMVSRAGEYAGDIGEPEIQIAIDKDKKTVSISDNGIGMTAEEIKKYINQVAFSSAEEFIQKYQGKSDQPIIGHFGLGFYSSFMVAQKVEIETLSYKEGELAVHWSCDGSPAFTLEESPRTTRGTTITLTLLPDEEEYLESARLKNLVKTYCDFMPVPIKLEGEVLNKQKAPWRESANNLTKEEYLEFYRYLYPFQEEPLLWVHLNTDYPFIINGILYFPKMKPDVDVTKGQIKLFCNQVFVSDNCEEIIPQFLTPMRGVIDSTDIPLNVSRSALQGDRTVRKIGDYIAKKVGDRLKELYRDSREQYVSAWKDLGTFVKFGVLNDEKFKKQVEDIIIFRTTAKIAEKAADTPAVEVQSQEGDLWQDVTPNSQDTTPTTPYTTLKEYLERNKERHENRVFYSTDQATQATYVELHKNQGLEVLFMDSFIDTHFINFLEREYQDVKFTRVDSDLDNTLLDQDKAGEIVDPKTNKTRTEVIKELFEKSLNKPKVNIRTEALKSDDPQGTPPAIVLLPEILRRLREMNAMMQQQNAEFPEDHILLVNTAHPLIQNLANLSQGSIIQGDGQSPTTQLVNMICQHVYDLALMSQKGFDAEGMKSFVERSNDVLTKLTEQASK
- a CDS encoding 50S ribosomal protein L28; the encoded protein is MSRRCELTGKKANNAFAISHSHRRTKRLQHANLQNKRVWWESGNRWVKLKLSTKAIKTLEIKGLEAMAKEAGINLNHY
- the hpsA gene encoding hormogonium polysaccharide biosynthesis protein HpsA, with product MFRKRRLAKTIKIIFKQFSKNFLSLIKKQLIWLLRTLFVTKRRRGSLNAGFVLPTVVMVSLVVVLLTTAILFRSFERSKNASNVRVNETVLRAAAPALDRAKAKLEKLFQDPRLPRSTPSDFSLSQVITDNIAEYTFGDEIQLKLVKDVNADGTILEDETSKSVWKYPVDTDNDGKFDSFALYGIYFKTPTTNRARSPLEARAQPMDEGLSAGRCSTNVATSADLVGSQGWYKVAGKLKRSIFVYTTTVPITKEPDLETFGTDYTKYQEFKGNKSFAALEYQQDRERVPLTNNAVIYENDLEISPGGGLRINGRIFTNGNLLTRNSVRFFQVSSPYSCYYTEENSKIVVAGNVINTRISETTDTSSATSVVVDFFKDVKPHTPSTSSSPKTADNINNTNKSVPTAVYGNQAGFNDAAYAQRINRLVDAASSMALTSLPREVQDGITSAQQADATLSDADAKTQQLTTYFKKRTRRVPYAEVPVGGDGLVRTGTGAYDYTTTSPLQDSGDALRPVDVWAFPFAPSDGTTETDGYAGIGIQTQSDPNKIYLQATDPGVLRNLTTRQELLIGDRVLVGNNLPQYWYSGGKFVSSEQGQNIVGKQWDNNSNIRQRFTQAIQLDDLGSTERGGFWEKVASEKPTGPLDVVGGLRVITGAGIYLPDNRTPTSTATDFDADLDLTNATDKGTDKVWSDRMPMGVTSTSDGLPNAHTPYLKMRATVVYHYQNSFYDPKTPSTYQTPIACVASYYDPTNSDTAQNRDTDFGGNALTGLTGVSKIDPDSPANTANKSLNGIVYSASGLSTSGYTAALNYQKDLKYPNGRWVNKPLRDALANTGDLSLSEQSAIDSAVCALKILDGSIGAPTNAAVPHGAIREVTFLDARQIKAVEKLNPNKATTYNYDLDVEFRQPLEIRTTVLDLNLLRTTSRTDGEFLFPNSGIIYATRDDALPDVSSAGDPNAATIAEIDLSSKDFKLDPTRRPNGIMLINGSNLSRNSTYKAEEKGLILASDLPVYIKGNFNRHTKEEFLATLNSGWANFYTRGNSVASGLDSNFACRKDQFSSCSTGESWRSATVLADAITVLSGNFQEGWRNEGNYELNDNYGNYPVGFDFDGDGKIKAATTVKLNETAIRFDANGNGNMTDPEVTQLDETVIKADLNGNGNMLDTAVDINESNITATVAARLSGFWNNNFVTSRDFQDSTYSRDNSTDPPIYKTSGSLSSDFYSSYFNNFVTPVQRRVTFSEYVMEICRKPTVTACKASDWVVGYDVNNNGNLDDLAGYDFNSDGDLDDTEAELDLDFNGDTVKAPTFKERDLNNDSYLNNAIYDKNGDGDLDDSETDADVNTDLDGDGIKTADVKEQDIKTKQRITEKNLKAKALITQSDTPDPNAYDAVRLIAGTTAQPAMLEADRNYPRRVAFVREGNNLKLDPTSRRPIPIGISTTSTGKVNYYPYSTLSINGKTYSAFSTSNVDKRPRTQSNALWFRTWKTLTSATDRNYAATFPLKIDNISSLSETTNQPLLVPVLQIQFPFQTPSDINTLRETEDGNRVINNGDWFQRATATETNVVFAQGDTPSRPPTPGATAGTFADTGELGGGLENFIRFLENWSGRDLTARGSFIQFKRSSYATAPWQGMIGNFNLTNRDAGYSPSGTTIFGYPQGYRVNSNNVTGENQGRSPFYVTPTRAWGFDVALLTQLPDLFSQRFTSPALNPPNEFYREVPRDDKWVKSLLCAAQDNRTGGYDDADPKYNDAVRYKYAVRSDQRPSDLCPKS